Proteins encoded by one window of Arabidopsis thaliana chromosome 2, partial sequence:
- the LOV1 gene encoding NAC domain containing protein 35 (NAC domain containing protein 35 (NAC035); FUNCTIONS IN: sequence-specific DNA binding transcription factor activity; INVOLVED IN: multicellular organismal development, regulation of transcription; LOCATED IN: cellular_component unknown; EXPRESSED IN: 18 plant structures; EXPRESSED DURING: 12 growth stages; CONTAINS InterPro DOMAIN/s: No apical meristem (NAM) protein (InterPro:IPR003441); BEST Arabidopsis thaliana protein match is: NAC domain containing protein 94 (TAIR:AT5G39820.1); Has 5401 Blast hits to 4721 proteins in 140 species: Archae - 0; Bacteria - 7; Metazoa - 144; Fungi - 68; Plants - 2924; Viruses - 5; Other Eukaryotes - 2253 (source: NCBI BLink).), translated as MAIVSSTTSIIPMSNQVNNNEKGIEDNDHRGGQESHVQNEDEADDHDHDMVMPGFRFHPTEEELIEFYLRRKVEGKRFNVELITFLDLYRYDPWELPAMAAIGEKEWYFYVPRDRKYRNGDRPNRVTTSGYWKATGADRMIRSETSRPIGLKKTLVFYSGKAPKGTRTSWIMNEYRLPHHETEKYQKAEISLCRVYKRPGVEDHPSVPRSLSTRHHNHNSSTSSRLALRQQQHHSSSSNHSDNNLNNNNNINNLEKLSTEYSGDGSTTTTTTNSNSDVTIALANQNIYRPMPYDTSNNTLIVSTRNHQDDDETAIVDDLQRLVNYQISDGGNINHQYFQIAQQFHHTQQQNANANALQLVAAATTATTLMPQTQAALAMNMIPAGTIPNNALWDMWNPIVPDGNRDHYTNIPFK; from the exons ATGGCAATTGTATCCTCCACAACAAGCATCATTCCCATGAGTAACCAAGTCAACAATAACGAAAAAGGTATAGAAGACAATGATCATAGAGGCGGCCAAGAGAGTCATGTccaaaatgaagatgaagctgatgatcatgatcatgacATGGTCATGCCCGGATTTAGATTCCATCCTACCGAAGAAGAACTCATAGAGTTTTACCTTCGCCGAAAAGTTGAAGGCAAACGCTTTAATGTAGAACTCATCACTTTCCTCGATCTTTATCGCTATGATCCTTGGGAACTTCCTG CTATGGCGGCGATAGGAGAGAAAGAGTGGTACTTCTATGTGCCAAGAGATCGGAAATATAGAAATGGAGATAGACCGAACCGAGTAACGACTTCAGGATATTGGAAAGCCACCGGAGCTGATAGGATGATCAGATCGGAGACTTCTCGGCCTATCGGATTaaagaaaaccctagttttCTACTCTGGTAAAGCCCCTAAAGGCACTCGTACTAGTTGGATCATGAACGAGTATCGTCTTCCGCACCATGAAACCGAGAAGTACCAAAAG GCTGAAATATCATTGTGCCGAGTGTACAAAAGGCCAGGAGTAGAAGATCATCCATCGGTACCACGTTCTCTCTCCACAAGACATCATAACCATAACTCATCGACATCATCCCGTTTAGCCttaagacaacaacaacaccattCATCCTCCTCTAATCATTCCGACAACAAccttaacaacaacaacaacatcaacaatcTCGAGAAGCTCTCCACCGAATATTCCGGCGACGGCAGCACAACAACAACGACCACAAACAGTAACTCTGACGTTACCATTGCTCTAGccaatcaaaacatatatcGTCCAATGCCTTACGACACAAGCAACAACACATTGATAGTCTCTACGAGAAATCATCAAGACGATGATGAAACTGCCATTGTTGACGATCTTCAAAGACTAGTTAACTACCAAATATCAGATGGAGGTAACATCAATCACCAATACTTTCAAATTGCTCAACAGTTTCATCATACTCAACAACAAAATGCTAACGCAAACGCATTACAATTGGTGGCTGCGGCGACTACAGCGACAACGCTAATGCCTCAAACTCAAGCGGCGTTAGCTATGAACATGATTCCTGCAGGAACGATTCCAAACAATGCTTTGTGGGATATGTGGAATCCAATAGTACCAGATGGAAACAGAGATCACTATACTAATATTCCTTTTAAGTAA
- the AL6 gene encoding alfin-like 6: MEGITHPIPRTVEEVFSDFRGRRAGLIKALTNDMVKFYQTCDPEKENLCLYGLPNETWEVNLPVEEVPPELPEPALGINFARDGMQEKDWVSLVAVHSDSWLLSVAFYFGARFGFGKNERKRLFQMINELPTIFEVVSGNAKQSKDLSVNNNNSKSKPSGVKVSLLFHHFVLSISAKFYLFVFLTNSLANPNLSQRLQRCHLHRQKKKKKKKMRVKMRVKTMNKVRFVVLVETTTVQMSSGFAATRVRNGSMENV; the protein is encoded by the exons ATGGAGGGAATTACTCATCCAATACCTCGTACTGTTGAAGAGGTCTTTAGCGACTTCAGAGGTCGACGAGCTGGTCTTATTAAAGCTCTCACTAATG ATATGGTGAAGTTTTACCAAACGTGTGATCCTG AGAAGGAGAATTTGTGTCTCTATGGACTTCCAAATGAGACATGGGAGGTTAATCTACCCGTTGAGGAAGTTCCTCCTGAGCTTCCTGAACCAGCTTTAGGCATCAATTTCGCTAGAGACGGAATGCAAGAAAAGGACTGGGTATCTTTGGTCGCAGTTCACAGTGATTCATGGCTGCTTTCTGTTGCATTTTACTTTGGTGCACGTTTCGGATTTGGCAAGAATGAGAG GAAGAGGCTGTTCCAGATGATTAATGAGCTGCCAACCATTTTCGAAGTTGTGAGCGGCAATGCAAAGCAGTCCAAGGATCTATCTGTTAACAACAATAATAGCAAAAGCAAACCTAGTGGCGTCAAGGTATCTCTTCTGTTTcaccattttgttttatcaatcTCTGCTAAGTTTTATCTCTTTGTATTCCTCACAAACAGTCTCGCCAATCCGAATCTCTCTCAAAGGTTGCAAAGATGTCATCTCCACcgccaaaagaagaagaagaagaagaagatgagagtgAAGATGAGAGTGAAGACGATGAACAAGGTGCGGTTTGTGGTGCTTGTGGAGACAACTACGGTACAGATGAGTTCTGGATTTGCTGCGACGCGTGTGAGAAATGGTTCCATGGAAAATGTGTGA
- the LOV1 gene encoding NAC domain containing protein 35 (LONG VEGETATIVE PHASE 1 (LOV1); FUNCTIONS IN: sequence-specific DNA binding transcription factor activity; INVOLVED IN: multicellular organismal development, regulation of transcription; LOCATED IN: cellular_component unknown; EXPRESSED IN: 18 plant structures; EXPRESSED DURING: 12 growth stages; CONTAINS InterPro DOMAIN/s: No apical meristem (NAM) protein (InterPro:IPR003441); BEST Arabidopsis thaliana protein match is: NAC domain containing protein 94 (TAIR:AT5G39820.1); Has 4817 Blast hits to 4369 proteins in 130 species: Archae - 0; Bacteria - 5; Metazoa - 115; Fungi - 57; Plants - 2924; Viruses - 0; Other Eukaryotes - 1716 (source: NCBI BLink).), producing the protein MAIVSSTTSIIPMSNQVNNNEKGIEDNDHRGGQESHVQNEDEADDHDHDMVMPGFRFHPTEEELIEFYLRRKVEGKRFNVELITFLDLYRYDPWELPAMAAIGEKEWYFYVPRDRKYRNGDRPNRVTTSGYWKATGADRMIRSETSRPIGLKKTLVFYSGKAPKGTRTSWIMNEYRLPHHETEKYQKAEISLCRVYKRPGVEDHPSVPRSLSTRHHNHNSSTSSRLALRQQQHHSSSSNHSDNNLNNNNNINNLEKLSTEYSGDGSTTTTTTNSNSDVTIALANQNIYRPMPYDTSNNTLIVSTRNHQDDDETAIVDDLQRLVNYQISDGATTLMPQTQAALAMNMIPAGTIPNNALWDMWNPIVPDGNRDHYTNIPFK; encoded by the exons ATGGCAATTGTATCCTCCACAACAAGCATCATTCCCATGAGTAACCAAGTCAACAATAACGAAAAAGGTATAGAAGACAATGATCATAGAGGCGGCCAAGAGAGTCATGTccaaaatgaagatgaagctgatgatcatgatcatgacATGGTCATGCCCGGATTTAGATTCCATCCTACCGAAGAAGAACTCATAGAGTTTTACCTTCGCCGAAAAGTTGAAGGCAAACGCTTTAATGTAGAACTCATCACTTTCCTCGATCTTTATCGCTATGATCCTTGGGAACTTCCTG CTATGGCGGCGATAGGAGAGAAAGAGTGGTACTTCTATGTGCCAAGAGATCGGAAATATAGAAATGGAGATAGACCGAACCGAGTAACGACTTCAGGATATTGGAAAGCCACCGGAGCTGATAGGATGATCAGATCGGAGACTTCTCGGCCTATCGGATTaaagaaaaccctagttttCTACTCTGGTAAAGCCCCTAAAGGCACTCGTACTAGTTGGATCATGAACGAGTATCGTCTTCCGCACCATGAAACCGAGAAGTACCAAAAG GCTGAAATATCATTGTGCCGAGTGTACAAAAGGCCAGGAGTAGAAGATCATCCATCGGTACCACGTTCTCTCTCCACAAGACATCATAACCATAACTCATCGACATCATCCCGTTTAGCCttaagacaacaacaacaccattCATCCTCCTCTAATCATTCCGACAACAAccttaacaacaacaacaacatcaacaatcTCGAGAAGCTCTCCACCGAATATTCCGGCGACGGCAGCACAACAACAACGACCACAAACAGTAACTCTGACGTTACCATTGCTCTAGccaatcaaaacatatatcGTCCAATGCCTTACGACACAAGCAACAACACATTGATAGTCTCTACGAGAAATCATCAAGACGATGATGAAACTGCCATTGTTGACGATCTTCAAAGACTAGTTAACTACCAAATATCAGATGGAG CGACAACGCTAATGCCTCAAACTCAAGCGGCGTTAGCTATGAACATGATTCCTGCAGGAACGATTCCAAACAATGCTTTGTGGGATATGTGGAATCCAATAGTACCAGATGGAAACAGAGATCACTATACTAATATTCCTTTTAAGTAA
- the AL6 gene encoding alfin-like 6 (alfin-like 6 (AL6); CONTAINS InterPro DOMAIN/s: Zinc finger, PHD-type, conserved site (InterPro:IPR019786), Zinc finger, PHD-type (InterPro:IPR001965), Protein of unknown function DUF3594 (InterPro:IPR021998), Zinc finger, FYVE/PHD-type (InterPro:IPR011011), Zinc finger, PHD-finger (InterPro:IPR019787); BEST Arabidopsis thaliana protein match is: alfin-like 7 (TAIR:AT1G14510.1); Has 1820 Blast hits to 1777 proteins in 193 species: Archae - 0; Bacteria - 0; Metazoa - 798; Fungi - 350; Plants - 563; Viruses - 0; Other Eukaryotes - 109 (source: NCBI BLink).): MEGITHPIPRTVEEVFSDFRGRRAGLIKALTNDMVKFYQTCDPEKENLCLYGLPNETWEVNLPVEEVPPELPEPALGINFARDGMQEKDWVSLVAVHSDSWLLSVAFYFGARFGFGKNERKRLFQMINELPTIFEVVSGNAKQSKDLSVNNNNSKSKPSGVKSRQSESLSKVAKMSSPPPKEEEEEEDESEDESEDDEQGAVCGACGDNYGTDEFWICCDACEKWFHGKCVKITPAKAEHIKHYKCPTCSNKRARP, from the exons ATGGAGGGAATTACTCATCCAATACCTCGTACTGTTGAAGAGGTCTTTAGCGACTTCAGAGGTCGACGAGCTGGTCTTATTAAAGCTCTCACTAATG ATATGGTGAAGTTTTACCAAACGTGTGATCCTG AGAAGGAGAATTTGTGTCTCTATGGACTTCCAAATGAGACATGGGAGGTTAATCTACCCGTTGAGGAAGTTCCTCCTGAGCTTCCTGAACCAGCTTTAGGCATCAATTTCGCTAGAGACGGAATGCAAGAAAAGGACTGGGTATCTTTGGTCGCAGTTCACAGTGATTCATGGCTGCTTTCTGTTGCATTTTACTTTGGTGCACGTTTCGGATTTGGCAAGAATGAGAG GAAGAGGCTGTTCCAGATGATTAATGAGCTGCCAACCATTTTCGAAGTTGTGAGCGGCAATGCAAAGCAGTCCAAGGATCTATCTGTTAACAACAATAATAGCAAAAGCAAACCTAGTGGCGTCAAG TCTCGCCAATCCGAATCTCTCTCAAAGGTTGCAAAGATGTCATCTCCACcgccaaaagaagaagaagaagaagaagatgagagtgAAGATGAGAGTGAAGACGATGAACAAGGTGCGGTTTGTGGTGCTTGTGGAGACAACTACGGTACAGATGAGTTCTGGATTTGCTGCGACGCGTGTGAGAAATGGTTCCATGGAAAATGTGTGAAGATAACACCTGCAAAAGCAGAACACATCAAGCATTACAAATGCCCAACTTGCAGTAACAAGAGAGCTAGACCTTGA
- the AL6 gene encoding alfin-like 6 (alfin-like 6 (AL6); CONTAINS InterPro DOMAIN/s: Zinc finger, PHD-type, conserved site (InterPro:IPR019786), Zinc finger, PHD-type (InterPro:IPR001965), Protein of unknown function DUF3594 (InterPro:IPR021998), Zinc finger, FYVE/PHD-type (InterPro:IPR011011), Zinc finger, PHD-finger (InterPro:IPR019787); BEST Arabidopsis thaliana protein match is: alfin-like 7 (TAIR:AT1G14510.1).): protein MEGITHPIPRTVEEVFSDFRGRRAGLIKALTNDMVKFYQTCDPEKENLCLYGLPNETWEVNLPVEEVPPELPEPALGINFARDGMQEKDWVSLVAVHSDSWLLSVAFYFGARFGFGKNERKRLFQMINELPTIFEVVSGNAKQSKDLSVNNNNSKSKPSGVKVAKMSSPPPKEEEEEEDESEDESEDDEQGAVCGACGDNYGTDEFWICCDACEKWFHGKCVKITPAKAEHIKHYKCPTCSNKRARP, encoded by the exons ATGGAGGGAATTACTCATCCAATACCTCGTACTGTTGAAGAGGTCTTTAGCGACTTCAGAGGTCGACGAGCTGGTCTTATTAAAGCTCTCACTAATG ATATGGTGAAGTTTTACCAAACGTGTGATCCTG AGAAGGAGAATTTGTGTCTCTATGGACTTCCAAATGAGACATGGGAGGTTAATCTACCCGTTGAGGAAGTTCCTCCTGAGCTTCCTGAACCAGCTTTAGGCATCAATTTCGCTAGAGACGGAATGCAAGAAAAGGACTGGGTATCTTTGGTCGCAGTTCACAGTGATTCATGGCTGCTTTCTGTTGCATTTTACTTTGGTGCACGTTTCGGATTTGGCAAGAATGAGAG GAAGAGGCTGTTCCAGATGATTAATGAGCTGCCAACCATTTTCGAAGTTGTGAGCGGCAATGCAAAGCAGTCCAAGGATCTATCTGTTAACAACAATAATAGCAAAAGCAAACCTAGTGGCGTCAAG GTTGCAAAGATGTCATCTCCACcgccaaaagaagaagaagaagaagaagatgagagtgAAGATGAGAGTGAAGACGATGAACAAGGTGCGGTTTGTGGTGCTTGTGGAGACAACTACGGTACAGATGAGTTCTGGATTTGCTGCGACGCGTGTGAGAAATGGTTCCATGGAAAATGTGTGAAGATAACACCTGCAAAAGCAGAACACATCAAGCATTACAAATGCCCAACTTGCAGTAACAAGAGAGCTAGACCTTGA